The proteins below are encoded in one region of Phaseolus vulgaris cultivar G19833 chromosome 1, P. vulgaris v2.0, whole genome shotgun sequence:
- the LOC137815795 gene encoding uncharacterized protein, translating into MIVYSFRKGVCPDPFCESIIHKRPRTFAEIRRWAVEHIASEGEVYKKRTSVVPSRPRAHTQVQPVRVNETTTGRKKSEGRRPYEARKPQPRGPAGGDRPVRERARPARYNFVVELKDLIVVPNIAERLRRPAKTDKVLGPRKDSWCEFHEAFGHHTDNCLSLGYQLDELVRSGFLKDYVAEPAATAALPAPTEEQAHEMPFLGEVHTIAGGFSGGGPTASQRKKYARGVNSIEERISGEPWESDLVFTRGDLRDVVPHDNDPVVISVVTARRKVHRVLVDEGSSADVMFWSTFNKLRLSPDLLRPYTGCLYGFSDNQVEVRDYLELRTTFTDGEASRTESIRYLVVNVHFAYNILLGKPALNRLNAVASTRHMKMKLPDISGKHGCHGPTRAPKEEKVKRGEAAGGKGGNAKAAEC; encoded by the exons atgattgtgtatTCCTTTAGGAAAGGCGTGTGTCCCGACCCTTTTTGTGAATCCATTATTCACAAACGCCCaaggacttttgctgaaatTCGGCGTTGGGCAGTGGAACATATCGCCTCCGAAGGAGAGGTGTACAAGAAGAGAaccagcgtcgtgccctcacgcccgagggcaCACACGCAGGTTCAGCCCGTTAGGGTCAATGAGAcaacgacgggaaggaagaagtcagaggggagacgcccctatgaaGCCAGAAAACCCCaaccccggggtccagcaggaggggaTCGCCCAGTCAGAGAGAGGGCAaggccggcgaggtacaactttgtggtggagttgaaggacctgattgtcgtgcctaatatagctgagaggttgaggcgaccggcgaaaactgacaaggtgttagggccacggaaagactcttggtgcgagttccacgaggcctTTGGTCATCACACTGACAACTGCCtctcgttgggttaccagcttgatgagctggtgagaagcgggtttctgaaggattacgTCGCAGAACCCGCCGCGACCGCCGCCTTGCCGGCGCCAACAGAGGagcaagcgcacgagatgccatTTCTTGGCGAGgttcacaccattgctggaggtttttccggcggaggacccaccgcctcccagcggaagaaatacgcgaggggggtcaactcgatcgaagaaagaatctcgggtgagccgtgggaatcggacctcgtgttcacgagaggggatcttCGAGACGTGGTAccgcatgacaatgaccccgtggtcatttcggttgtcacggctagaagaaaggtgcacagggtaCTTGTCGACGagggaagttcagcagacgtcatgttctggtcgacattcaacaagttacgtTTGTCTCCCGACctgttgaggccctacacagggtgcctatatgggttttcggacaaccaggtggaagtccgcgactacctggagttgaggactacgttcacggatggagaggcctcgcgtaccgaaagcatccgatACTTGGTCGTGAACGTCCACTTcgcctacaacattttgttgggcaaaccggcgttgaataggctgaacgcagtagcctccacgcgccatatgaagatgaagctgccggacatCAGCGGCAAG catggatgCCACGGTCCGACCCGTGCGCCAAAGGAGGAGAAAGTTAAACGAGgagaggcagctggtggtaaAGGAGGAAACGCaaaagctgctgagtgctga